The stretch of DNA AGTCCGAGAAGGAGAGATGGTTGCTCGCCAGGATGGCCGGTCCATCGGCGGGTACGTTCTCAAGGCCTTCCACCCAGGGCCTGAAGCCGAGCTTCAGCGGCCCTCCGATGGCGACCTTCATTGCGCCGTAGATCAAACCGTGTGCCTCCTGTTATGTGTGGATCAGACCTTAACCCGCAGTAGGCCCAAAGGGCCCGACGGCCCTGGTCGGTGTCAGTCCGGTCGCGTACGGTGAAGTACTCCCACCCCGCAGCCACATCTCACGAAGGAGACCGAAGTGCCGGTCCTCCCCGGAGCCGAGCCGTACCGCCACGAGGGCGGCGAGGTCGGCGTCCTCCTCTGTCACGGCTTCACCGGATCCCCGCAGTCCCTGCGCCCCTGGGCGGAGTACCTCGCGGGGCAGGGCCTGACCGTCTCGCTCCCGCTGCTTCCCGGGCACGGCACGCGCTGGGAGGACCTCCAGGTCACCGGCTGGCAGGACTGGTACGCGGAGGTGGAGCGCGAGCTGCGCGGGCTCCTCGAGCGGTGCACGGATGTCTTCGTCTTCGGCCTCTCCATGGGCGGCGCGCTGGCCCTGCGGCTCGCCTCGAAGCACGGCGACGAGGTGCGTGGCCTGGTCCTGGTGAACCCGGCGAACAAGGTGCACGGCCTGGCCGCGTACGCCCTGCCGTTCGCCCGGCATCTGGTGCCCACGACGCCGGGCATCGCCAGCGACATCGCCCTGGAGGGCTCGAAGGAACTCGCGTACGACCGGGTGCCGCTGCACGCCGCCCACTCGTTGCGCCGGTTCTTCCAGCGGCTCGACCGTGAACTGCCGCAGGTGACACAGCCGTTGCTGGTGCTGCACAGCCCTCAGGACCATGTGGTGCCGCCGGCCGACTCGGCCAGGATCCTCAGCCGGGTGTCGTCCGCGGACGTCACCGAGACCATCCTGGAACAGAGCTACCACGTCGCGACGTTGGACCACGATGCGGACCGGATCTTCGAGGAGAGCTACGCGTTCATCGGCCGGCTCGCCCCCAGTGTCGGTAAGGAAGGGACGGCCACCGGTGGCTGAGCAGGACCGAATCGAACCCGACGGCGACGAGAGCCGCGAGCCCGAGAAGCGCCAGGAGCCCTCCGAGGGCCAGGGCCTGCCGCTCGACGAGGACGCGGCCTGGCAGGCGATCGTCGCGGGGTACGGCCAGGAGCCGGCGGACCCGCCGGGTGCCAAGCCGTTCAAGTCCATCGAGGACCTGGCGCTGCTCGAACCGGAGACGAACGAGAAGCCCGGCTCGGGCGACACGAGCGTGAAGAACCCCACGGCCCCCGAGAACCCGGACGACTCCGGGTCCAAGAAGCCGCTCGGCGGCTCCGTCTCCTTCGCCCCCGGCGTCGGCAGCGGCCCGCGTGACTACGACGCCCCCGAGGCGTCGGACGACGACCTGGGCGCGGACGACGAGGGCCACTTCGTCCCGCCGGAGCCGCCGCCGCTGCCCGCCGCGGACGTCACGGCGAAGTTCGCCTGGCTCGCCGTGCTCGGCGGCCCGCTGCTGCTCCTGCTCGCGGTGCTGCTCGGCTGGCAGATGACGTGGTGGCTGACGACGCTCAGCATCGGCGGCTTCCTCGGCGGCTTCGGCACGCTGGTGGCGCGGATGAAGGGTGACGACGACGAGGAGGACGACCCGGGCCGCGGCGCGGTGGTCTGAAGGGGCTAGGCGCCCTGGGTGGCGGGAATCCTGAGGGCGGCGAGCACCGGCAGGTGGTCGGTGGCCGCCCGCAGATCCGCCTCGCTGACCCCGTCGAGCTCCAACGGCACGCCGCAGCCGAGCACTTCGACCCCCGGCGTGGTGAAGACGGCGTCGATGCGCTGATGCGGGTCGCCCGGCGTCGAGGTGTTCTCGCCGCCCCAGGGCGCGGTCGCCCAGCAGTCCCGCAGCTCCGAGGCGATCCTGCGGAACGTACGGCCCTTGGGCCTTTCGTTGAGGTCACCGCCCGCGACGGCGTGCTCCACGCCCATCCCGGCAAGACGGTCGAGCAGCATCCCGCCCTGTTCGTACCGCTCGTCGGTCTGCAGGCTCAGATGGCAGCTCAGGACGCCGAGCCGGGCGCCGCCGAACCGCACGACGGCGGTGGCGAAGCCGCGCCGGTGCAGTCCCGGCGTCAGCGGAAGGAGCACGTCCTCGGTCCGCTCGACGGTGGCCCGCAGCGAGCAGAGCAGCGCGGGCCCGGACGCGGTGGCGCCGCCCGA from Streptomyces sp. BA2 encodes:
- a CDS encoding alpha/beta fold hydrolase gives rise to the protein MPVLPGAEPYRHEGGEVGVLLCHGFTGSPQSLRPWAEYLAGQGLTVSLPLLPGHGTRWEDLQVTGWQDWYAEVERELRGLLERCTDVFVFGLSMGGALALRLASKHGDEVRGLVLVNPANKVHGLAAYALPFARHLVPTTPGIASDIALEGSKELAYDRVPLHAAHSLRRFFQRLDRELPQVTQPLLVLHSPQDHVVPPADSARILSRVSSADVTETILEQSYHVATLDHDADRIFEESYAFIGRLAPSVGKEGTATGG
- a CDS encoding endonuclease/exonuclease/phosphatase family protein; this translates as MVTLPNSRTEDDGSAVVRVLSYNIRSMRDDTDALARVIAACAPDLVLVQEAPRFFRWRKKLARLARAADLVMLSGGATASGPALLCSLRATVERTEDVLLPLTPGLHRRGFATAVVRFGGARLGVLSCHLSLQTDERYEQGGMLLDRLAGMGVEHAVAGGDLNERPKGRTFRRIASELRDCWATAPWGGENTSTPGDPHQRIDAVFTTPGVEVLGCGVPLELDGVSEADLRAATDHLPVLAALRIPATQGA